AGCTGGAGCAGGTGCTGGGCGAAGTGCGCGTGGCCGTGGCCGATTTCGAGCCGATGAAAGCCAAGGTCCAGGACCTGCTGGCCGGTATCGACGCCAGCCGGTTCAGCATCGACGGCGAAGAAAAAGCCGAGATCAAGAATTTCCTGGAATGGCTGGTGGGCAATCATTTCACCTTCCTGGGCTATGAAGAATTCGTGGTACGTGACGAGGCGGACGGCGGTCATATCGAATATGACGCCAATTCGTTCCTCGGTCTGACCAAGCTGCTGCGCGCCGGCCTCACCGCCGAAGACCTGCGCATCGAAGACTACGCCGTGTCCTACCTGCGCGAGCCGACTGTGCTGTCCTTCGCCAAGGCCGCGCACCCAAGCCGCGTGCATCGCCCGGCCTACCCGGACTACGTGTCGATCCGCGAGATCGACGCCGACGGCAAGGTCATCAAGGAATGCCGCTTCATGGGCCTGTACACCTCGTCGGTGTACGGCGAAAGCGTACGCGTGATTCCCTATATCCGTCGCAAGGTGGCGGAAATCGAGCGCCGCTCGGGCTTCCAGGCCAAGGCGCACCTGGGCAAGGAGCTGGCGCAGGTCGTCGAAGTCCTGCCCCGTGACGACCTGTTCCAGACCCCGGTGGACGAGTTGTTCAGCACCGTGATGTCGATCGTGCAGATCCAGGAACGCAACAAGATCCGCGTGTTCCTGCGCAAAGACCCGTACGGTCGTTTCTGCTACTGCCTGGCCTACGTGCCGCGCGACATCTACTCCACCGAAGTGCGCCAGAAGATCCAGCAAGTGTTGATGGATCGTCTCAAGGCCAGCGACTGTGAGTTCTGGACCTTCTTCTCCGAGTCCGTGCTGGCGCGTGTGCAATTGATTCTGCGGGTTGACCCGAAGAACCGCCTGGACATCGACCCGCTGCAACTGGAAAAGGAAGTGATCCAGGCCTGCCGCAGTTGGCAGGACGACTACGCCAGCCTGGTCGTGGAAAGCTTCGGCGAAGCCCACGGCACCAACGTGCTGGCGGACTTCCCGAAAGGCTTCCCGGCCGGCTACCGTGAGCGTTTCGCCGCGCATTCGGCCGTGGTCGACATGCAGCACCTGCTCAGCCTCACCGAAGCCAACCCGCTGGTGATGAGCTTCTATCAGCCGCTGGGCCAGGTGTCCGGCCAGCGCGAGCTGCATTGCAAGCTGTATCACGCCGACACCCCGCTGGCGCTGTCCGATGTGCTGCCGATCCTGGAGAACCTCGGCCTGCGCGTGCTGGGTGAATTCCCGTACCGGCTGCGCCACGCCAATGGCCGCGAGTTCTGGATCCATGACTTCGCGTTCATCGCCGCCGAAGGCGTGAACCTGGATATCCAGCAGCTCAACGACACGCTGCAGGACGCGTTCGTGCACATCGTGCATGGCGATGCCGAGAACGATGCGTTCAACCGTCTGGTGCTCACCGCCGGCCTGCCATGGCGCGATGTCGCGCTGCTGCGTGCCTACGCCCGTTACCTCAAGCAGATCCGCCTGGGCTTCGATCTGGGTTACATCGCCAGCACCCTGAACAACCACACCGACATCGCCCGCGAGTTGACCCGGTTGTTCAAGACCCGCTTCTACCTGGCGCGCAAGCTCACCGCCGATGACCTGGAAGACAAGCAGCAGCGCCTGGAGCAAGCGATCCTCAGCGCCCTGGACGACGTTCAGGTGCTCAACGAAGACCGCATCCTGCGTCGCTACCTGGACCTGATCAAGGCCACCCTGCGCACCAACTTCTACCAGACCGACGCCAACGGCCAGAACAAGTCGTACTTCAGCTTCAAGTTCGACCCGCGCGCCATTCCCGAGCTGCCCAAGCCGGTGCCGAAGTTCGAGATCTTCGTGTACTCGCCACGGGTCGAAGGCGTGCACCTGCGCTTCGGCAACGTTGCGCGCGGCGGTCTGCGCTGGTCCGATCGTGAAGAAGACTTCCGCACCGAAGTGCTGGGCCTGGTAAAAGCCCAGCAGGTGAAGAACTCGGTGATCGTGCCGGTGGGTGCCAAGGGCGGCTTCCTGCCGCGTCGCCTGCCACTGGGCGGCAGCCGTGACGAGATCGCGGCCGAGGGCATCGCCTGCTACCGCATCTTCATCTCCGGCCTGTTGGACATAACCGACAACCTGAAGGACGGTGTCCTGGTGCCACCGGCCAATGTCGTGCGTCATGACGACGATGACCCGTACCTGGTGGTCGCAGCCGACAAAGGCACCGCGACGTTCTCCGATATCGCCAACGGCATCGCCATCGACTACGGCTTCTGGCTGGGTGATGCGTTCGCCTCCGGTGGCTCGGCCGGTTATGACCACAAGAAAATGGGCATCACCGCCAAGGGCGCGTGGGTCGGCGTGCAGCGTCACTTCCGTGAACGCGGCATCAATGTGCAGGAAGACAGCATCACTGTCGTCGGCGTCGGCGATATGGCCGGCGACGTATTCGGTAACGGCCTGTTGATGTCCGACAAGCTGCAACTGGTCGCAGCTTTCAACCACCTGCACATCTTTATCGATCCGAACCCGAACCCGGCCACCAGCTTCGTCGAGCGTAAGCGCATGTTCGAGCTGCCGCGTTCGGCCTGGACCGACTACGACACCAGCATCATGTCCGAAGGTGGCGGCATCTTCTCGCGCAGCGCGAAGAGCATCGCGATCTCGCCACAGATGAAAGAACGCTTCGATATCCAGGCCGACAAGCTGACCCCGACCGAACTGTTGAACGCCTTGCTCAAGGCGCCGGTGGACTTGTTGTGGAACGGCGGTATCGGCACCTATGTCAAGGCCAGCACCGAAAGCCACGCCGACGTGGGCGACAAGGCCAACGACGCGCTGCGGGTCAACGGCAACGAACTGCGCTGCAAGGTAGTGGGCGAGGGCGGTAACCTCGGCATGACCCAGCTGGGTCGTGTGGAATTCGGCCTCAATGGCGGCGGTTCCAACACCGACTTCATCGACAACGCCGGTGGGGTGGACTGCTCCGACCACGAAGTGAACATCAAGATCCTGCTCAACGAAGTGGTGCAGGCCGGTGACATGACCGACAAGCAACGCAACCAGTTGCTGGCGAGCATGACCGACGAAGTCGGCAACCTGGTGTTGGGCAACAACTATAAGCAGACCCAGGCCCTGTCCCTGGCCGCGCGCAAGGCCTACGAGCGTGCCGCCGAGTACAAGCGCCTGATGAGCGACCTGGAAGGCCGTGGCAAGCTGGACCGCGCCATCGAGTACCTGCCGACCGAGGAACAACTGGCCGAGCGCGCCGCCAATGGCAAGGGGCTGACCCGGCCCGAGCTGTCGGTGCTGATCTCGTACAGCAAGATCGACCTCAAGGAAGCGCTGCTCAAGTCGCTGGTACCGGATGACGAGTACCTCACCCGTGACATGGAGACCGCGTTCCCGCCGAGCCTGGTGGCCAAGTTCGGCGAGGCCATGCGTCGTCACCGTCTCAAGCGCGAGATCGTCAGCACCCAGATCGCCAACGATTTGGTCAACCATATGGGCATCACCTTTGTGCAGCGACTCAAAGAGTCGACCGGCATGAGCCCGGCGAACGTGGCGGGTGCGTATGTCATCGTGCGTGACATCTTCCATCTCCCGCACTGGTTCCGCCAGATCGAGGCCCTGGATCACCAGGTTTCCGCCGAGGTGCAGCTGGAGCTGATGGACGAGTTGATGCGCCTGGGGCGCCGCGCGACGCGCTGGTTCCTGCGCAGCCGCCGCAACGAGCAGGATGCCGGTCGTGACACCGCCCACTTCGGTCCGCACCTGGCCGCGTTGGGCCTCAAGCTCGACGAACTGCTGGAAGGCCCGACCCGCGAAGGCTGGCAGACCCGCTACCAGGCGTACACCGAAGCCGGCGTGCCGGAATTGCTGGCGCGCATGGTTGCAGGCACCACGCACCTGTACACCTTGCTGCCGATCATCGAAGCCGCTGACGTAACCGGGCATGACGCCGCCGAAGTGGCCAAGGCCTACTTTGCCGTCGGCAGCGCACTGGACCTGCCATGGTACCTGCAGCAGATCAGCGATCTGCCGGTGGCCAACAACTGGCAGGCCCAGGCCCGCGAAGCGTTCCGCGACGATGTGGACTTTCAGCAGCGCGCGATCACCATTTCTGTTCTGCAGATGGCCGACGCGCCGCAAGACATGGAAGCCCGCGTGGCCTTGTGGCTTGAACAGCACAAGGACATGGCCGAGCGCTGGCGTGCAATGATGGTGGAAATTCGTGCCGCGGTCGGCACGGACTACGCCATGTACGCGGTGGCCAACCGTGAACTGCTGGACCTGGCGTTGAGCGGTCAGTCGGTGCTGCAACCGGCTTGATGTTCCGGTGAAACCCAGTGAGAGGGGGCTTGCTTCCGACAGCGGTGTATCAGTCATGGATAGGTTGACTGACACACTGCCATCGGGGGCAAGCCCCCTCCCACATTTCGGATCTGAGTTGGCTTCAGGTTTTTGTGCGGTCTTGGCTGACAAGAGGCATAGAAAGCACCCTGGCACCGACAAAACTGTGGGAGGGGGCAAGCCCCAATGCCGGTCAGTTAAGAGACGGAACGGGCAACCAGTAACCTGTGGCGAGCGGGCTTGCCCCGCGTCGGGCTGCGAAGCAGCCCCAAAACATAGTCCCGGAGCTGCCTGGCATACTGCGACGCTCCTATTGGGGCTGCTGCGCAGCCCAACGCGGGGCAAGCCCGCTCACCACAGTTACAGTGTTCCTCCTTAACTGACTGGCATGGGGGCTTGCCCCCGATAGCGGTGTATCAGCCATGGTTAGTTTGACTGACACACTGCCATGGGGGCAGGCCTCCTCCTACATTTGGATCTTCATTTATCTGAAGGTCAGTGGTGTTTCAGTAATTTGCTTTCCAGGTGATCCAGGTGTTGGGTCATCAGGGTCACTGCAGTGTTTGAGTCGCGCTGCTCAATCGCATCCACAATCGCCACATGCTCCTGCCACGCGCAATACGTGCAGGCTTTCGCTTCATATTGGGCGATGACCAGCGACGTCAACGGCACCAGGCTGTTGAGGAACTGCGCCAGTGGCGCATTGCCTGCCATCGCCGCCAATTGCAGATGAAACTCCCCGGACAACCGAATCGCCGGTCCACGCTGGTCGTGTTCGATGCACTCGCGCTCGCGGCCGATCAGCTCGCGCAGTTGGCGGATCTGCGTCGGGGTAGCCTGAGCGCAGGCCAGCTGTACCACGGTGATTTCGGTCATGCGCCGGGCTTCGAGGATGTGTCGGGTTTGCAGACTGTCCGGCGCGGCGACCTGGGCGCGCTGGTTGGGCCGCAGGATGATCACTTGCTGGTGGGACAGCTTGGCCAGCACCCGGCGAATCACGCTGCGGCTCACGCCAAAGGTGTCGCCCAGGCCTTCTTCGGTAAAACGGCTGGAAGGAGCGATGCGTTGTTCGAGGATGGCATCGAACAACTGCGGGTAGATGTCGTCCACCGATGGCTTTTTACCGGCCACCAGGCGCAGGGCTGGCTGGATCGGGTCGCGTTGCAGGGCGTGAGCGGTCATGGACTGTCTCCAAAAAAATCAGCTGCCGAGATGGTCGTCCGGAATGTTCAGTGCAATGCCCATGCGCAATCCTTCCTGCAGGATATGCCGGCGCATTTCTGCGCTGGCCAGGGCGCTGTTCTTGTTGCGTATCGCGCGCACCACGGCCTCGTTTTCCTGCAGGCGTTCGGCCAGGTGTTCAGGCGAGTTGCGCAACACCTGGGCGCTTTGCTTGAGGGCGTTGCGGGTCTGCTGCACCACGTTCTGGAAGATCGGGTTGGACGTCAGCGCGAACAGCTCCTCGTGGAAGTCGACGTAGGCGTTCATGCCGGCTTCGGCGTCACCGGCATCCAGGGCTTCGCGCATGTCCATCAGGGTCAGGCGCAACTGGCCGACTTCCTTGCTGCTGATGGACTGGGCCACCAGGCCGACGATAAAGGGTTCGAGGGTGTAGCGCAGTTGCAGGATATCTTCGAGGCTGGCGTCGGCTACGGCGTCGCTCGACTGCGGTTCGCTGACGCTGGTTTCCAGCACGACCACGCCTTTGCCGGGCATGGAGCGCACCAGGCCCAGGGTTTCCAGCACGATCACAGCTTCACGCAGGCTGGGGCGGCTGATACCCAGCTGTTCGGCCAGTTCGCGCTGGCCGGGGAGCATTTCGCCGCGGCGCCATTGGCCTCGTGCCAGGGCGGCGCGGAGTTTTTCTACCACTGAATTGACGACGGTTGAGCTGCTGATCACGTCGATACTTCCTTAATGTTGCTAATACAGTCAGGTGGGAGGGAGCAAGCCCTCCCGCATCAGCCAGTGTTGCCCATGAGACAGCGTTAGAATTCCTGATGCGCCGGCAATACCGGTTTCTTGGCCTGGAAGGCATACCCTTGCTGGCCGTCCAACACCTTGTTGGCGCGTTGGATATCGATGTCTTTTTCCCAACGGGCAATGGCGACAGTGGCGACGCAGTTACCAATCAGGTTGGTCAGCGCGCGGCCGATGCCCATGAACCAGTCCACTGCCAGCACCAGCACCAGGCCTACCACCGGAATCGCCGGGATCGCCGTGAGGGTCGCCGCCAGAATCACCAGTGCGGAACCGGGAATGCCGTGGGCGCCCTTGGAGGTGATCAGCGACACCAGCAGGATGGTCAGCAGGTCGGTCATCGACAGCGGTGTGCCGGTGGCATTGGCGATAAATACGATGGCCAGGGTCAGGTAGATCGAGAACCCGTCGAGGTTGAACGAGTACCCGGTCGGAATCACCAGGCCCACGGTGGAGCTGCCGATGCCCAGGTGTTCCAGTTTGCGCATGATCTGTGGCAGCACGGCGTCGGACGATGCGGTGCCCATCACGATCAGCAACTCTTCGCGCAGGTACTTGAGCAACGGCAGCATGCGCAGGCCCGACAGGCGCATCACCACGCCGAGGACCAATCCCACAAAGGCAAAGCAGGTCAGGTAAAACAGGCCGACCAGGCTGCCCAAATGCTGCAGGGAGTCCAGGCCGTACGTGCTGGTGGTGAAGGCGA
The sequence above is drawn from the Pseudomonas quebecensis genome and encodes:
- a CDS encoding NAD-glutamate dehydrogenase; this translates as MAFFTAASKADFQHQLQAALAQHISEQALPQVALFAEQFFGIISLDELTQRRLSDLAGCTLSAWRLLERFDHTQPQVRVYNPDYERHGWQSTHTAVEVLHHDLPFLVDSVRTELNRRGYSIHTLQTTVLSVRRGSKGELQEILPKGTQGEGIRQESLMYLEIDRCANAAELNVLSKELEQVLGEVRVAVADFEPMKAKVQDLLAGIDASRFSIDGEEKAEIKNFLEWLVGNHFTFLGYEEFVVRDEADGGHIEYDANSFLGLTKLLRAGLTAEDLRIEDYAVSYLREPTVLSFAKAAHPSRVHRPAYPDYVSIREIDADGKVIKECRFMGLYTSSVYGESVRVIPYIRRKVAEIERRSGFQAKAHLGKELAQVVEVLPRDDLFQTPVDELFSTVMSIVQIQERNKIRVFLRKDPYGRFCYCLAYVPRDIYSTEVRQKIQQVLMDRLKASDCEFWTFFSESVLARVQLILRVDPKNRLDIDPLQLEKEVIQACRSWQDDYASLVVESFGEAHGTNVLADFPKGFPAGYRERFAAHSAVVDMQHLLSLTEANPLVMSFYQPLGQVSGQRELHCKLYHADTPLALSDVLPILENLGLRVLGEFPYRLRHANGREFWIHDFAFIAAEGVNLDIQQLNDTLQDAFVHIVHGDAENDAFNRLVLTAGLPWRDVALLRAYARYLKQIRLGFDLGYIASTLNNHTDIARELTRLFKTRFYLARKLTADDLEDKQQRLEQAILSALDDVQVLNEDRILRRYLDLIKATLRTNFYQTDANGQNKSYFSFKFDPRAIPELPKPVPKFEIFVYSPRVEGVHLRFGNVARGGLRWSDREEDFRTEVLGLVKAQQVKNSVIVPVGAKGGFLPRRLPLGGSRDEIAAEGIACYRIFISGLLDITDNLKDGVLVPPANVVRHDDDDPYLVVAADKGTATFSDIANGIAIDYGFWLGDAFASGGSAGYDHKKMGITAKGAWVGVQRHFRERGINVQEDSITVVGVGDMAGDVFGNGLLMSDKLQLVAAFNHLHIFIDPNPNPATSFVERKRMFELPRSAWTDYDTSIMSEGGGIFSRSAKSIAISPQMKERFDIQADKLTPTELLNALLKAPVDLLWNGGIGTYVKASTESHADVGDKANDALRVNGNELRCKVVGEGGNLGMTQLGRVEFGLNGGGSNTDFIDNAGGVDCSDHEVNIKILLNEVVQAGDMTDKQRNQLLASMTDEVGNLVLGNNYKQTQALSLAARKAYERAAEYKRLMSDLEGRGKLDRAIEYLPTEEQLAERAANGKGLTRPELSVLISYSKIDLKEALLKSLVPDDEYLTRDMETAFPPSLVAKFGEAMRRHRLKREIVSTQIANDLVNHMGITFVQRLKESTGMSPANVAGAYVIVRDIFHLPHWFRQIEALDHQVSAEVQLELMDELMRLGRRATRWFLRSRRNEQDAGRDTAHFGPHLAALGLKLDELLEGPTREGWQTRYQAYTEAGVPELLARMVAGTTHLYTLLPIIEAADVTGHDAAEVAKAYFAVGSALDLPWYLQQISDLPVANNWQAQAREAFRDDVDFQQRAITISVLQMADAPQDMEARVALWLEQHKDMAERWRAMMVEIRAAVGTDYAMYAVANRELLDLALSGQSVLQPA
- a CDS encoding GntR family transcriptional regulator is translated as MTAHALQRDPIQPALRLVAGKKPSVDDIYPQLFDAILEQRIAPSSRFTEEGLGDTFGVSRSVIRRVLAKLSHQQVIILRPNQRAQVAAPDSLQTRHILEARRMTEITVVQLACAQATPTQIRQLRELIGRERECIEHDQRGPAIRLSGEFHLQLAAMAGNAPLAQFLNSLVPLTSLVIAQYEAKACTYCAWQEHVAIVDAIEQRDSNTAVTLMTQHLDHLESKLLKHH
- a CDS encoding FadR/GntR family transcriptional regulator, whose product is MISSSTVVNSVVEKLRAALARGQWRRGEMLPGQRELAEQLGISRPSLREAVIVLETLGLVRSMPGKGVVVLETSVSEPQSSDAVADASLEDILQLRYTLEPFIVGLVAQSISSKEVGQLRLTLMDMREALDAGDAEAGMNAYVDFHEELFALTSNPIFQNVVQQTRNALKQSAQVLRNSPEHLAERLQENEAVVRAIRNKNSALASAEMRRHILQEGLRMGIALNIPDDHLGS
- a CDS encoding C4-dicarboxylate transporter DctA codes for the protein MEIPPMLRWCSRSIFLQVVIGLMLGVVCGLALPEFSSQLKPLGDGFIKLIKMLIGLIVFCVVVSGISGAGDLKKVGRIGLKSVIYFEVLTTIALVIGLVMAFSTGIGTGANIHLEQLSSAGLNELADKGQHIRGTSQFLMDLIPNSVIGAFADNNVLQVLLFSVLFGSALNLVGEAASGISRLINELSHVIFRIMGMIVRLAPIGVFGAIAFTTSTYGLDSLQHLGSLVGLFYLTCFAFVGLVLGVVMRLSGLRMLPLLKYLREELLIVMGTASSDAVLPQIMRKLEHLGIGSSTVGLVIPTGYSFNLDGFSIYLTLAIVFIANATGTPLSMTDLLTILLVSLITSKGAHGIPGSALVILAATLTAIPAIPVVGLVLVLAVDWFMGIGRALTNLIGNCVATVAIARWEKDIDIQRANKVLDGQQGYAFQAKKPVLPAHQEF